A single region of the Chromatiales bacterium genome encodes:
- the rsmI gene encoding 16S rRNA (cytidine(1402)-2'-O)-methyltransferase, whose translation MSVPVSWLGADVSIEPGTLYVVATPIGNLGDISQRALAVLAGVDCIAAEDTRHTARLLGHFGIGTPQVSLHEHNEEERSAELRRRLQAGESVALVSDAGTPLISDPGYRLVREVRGAGLAVVPVPGPSALIAALSVSGLPTDRFAFEGFPAPKAAARRRQFEALREEPRTLVFYESSHRVAASLEDMRAAFGAAREAVIARELTKAYEQVQAGTLAELVDWLAADANRERGEFVIMVAGHRVAAGEVDEAEARRVLGLLLEELPVKAAARLAAELLDQPRNALYALALSLKESGR comes from the coding sequence ATGAGCGTGCCAGTATCTTGGCTGGGGGCAGACGTGTCAATTGAGCCCGGCACGCTTTACGTGGTGGCCACGCCCATCGGCAATCTGGGCGACATCAGCCAGCGCGCGCTGGCGGTCCTGGCGGGTGTCGACTGCATCGCCGCGGAGGACACGCGGCACACGGCGCGCCTGCTGGGGCACTTCGGCATCGGTACGCCGCAGGTCTCCCTGCACGAGCACAACGAGGAAGAACGCAGCGCCGAGCTGCGGCGGCGTCTGCAGGCGGGCGAATCGGTGGCGCTGGTGTCGGATGCCGGCACGCCGCTGATCAGCGATCCCGGCTATCGCCTGGTGCGCGAGGTGCGGGGGGCGGGGCTGGCCGTGGTGCCGGTGCCGGGCCCCAGTGCCCTCATCGCCGCCCTGTCGGTGAGCGGGCTGCCGACCGACCGCTTTGCCTTCGAGGGCTTCCCGGCGCCCAAGGCTGCGGCCCGGCGCCGGCAGTTCGAGGCGCTGCGCGAGGAGCCGCGTACCCTGGTCTTCTATGAATCCAGTCATCGCGTGGCTGCCAGCCTGGAGGACATGCGTGCGGCCTTCGGCGCTGCGCGCGAGGCAGTGATCGCCCGCGAGCTGACCAAGGCCTACGAGCAGGTGCAGGCCGGCACGCTGGCCGAGCTGGTGGACTGGCTGGCCGCCGACGCCAACCGCGAGCGCGGCGAATTCGTCATCATGGTCGCGGGGCACCGGGTCGCGGCGGGCGAGGTCGACGAGGCAGAGGCCCGACGGGTGCTGGGCCTGCTGCTCGAGGAGTTGCCGGTGAAGGCGGCGGCGCGCCTGGCCGCCGAGCTGCTGGACCAGCCGCGCAACGCGCTCTATGCTCTGGCTCTTAGCCTGAAGGAATCGGGTCGGTAG
- the mraZ gene encoding division/cell wall cluster transcriptional repressor MraZ, translating to MFRGVNNLNLDAKGRVAIPARYRDRLTEAADGRLVVTVDRDGCLLLYPFPEWERIEQALMARPNMDKQVRRLQRLLLGHATECELDSQGRILLPTPLREFARLDKKAVLVGQGNKFELWDEDTWVGQRDAWLREEEESGELSAALESLSL from the coding sequence TTGTTCCGAGGGGTCAACAACCTGAACCTGGATGCCAAGGGTCGCGTCGCGATCCCGGCACGCTATCGCGACCGCCTGACCGAGGCGGCCGATGGTCGTCTCGTGGTCACGGTGGACCGCGACGGTTGTCTCCTTCTCTATCCCTTCCCCGAATGGGAGCGCATCGAGCAGGCCCTGATGGCGCGCCCCAACATGGACAAGCAGGTGCGACGCCTGCAGCGCCTGCTGCTGGGTCATGCCACCGAGTGCGAGCTGGACTCCCAGGGGCGTATCCTGCTGCCCACCCCGCTGCGCGAGTTTGCCCGTCTCGATAAGAAGGCGGTACTCGTCGGGCAGGGCAACAAGTTCGAGCTCTGGGACGAGGACACCTGGGTCGGGCAGCGTGACGCCTGGCTCAGGGAGGAAGAGGAATCCGGCGAGCTCAGTGCGGCGCTCGAGTCGCTGTCGCTCTGA
- a CDS encoding penicillin-binding protein activator, producing the protein MLLLLVLAFAVTGCETMPQRGADPETAREEGDRLLALGEYERAARHYARLAEGSRSPQREEYLMLAADAAATPELLAQARAYLSQVDERKLDAAGLARLRLIEARLLLVERRPHEALEKLPGAIDALPSRLQIDILGTRADALFAAGQGIEATRTRLTLQERLTTPEQQQANLELLWEDLNLASSFDLYNWANETDDRAIRGWLHLAYISRTTPPKPAALEAQLLRWQAAYPGHAALGAILPGLRTQWQEYATYPKQIALVLPLSGRFEVVGQTLLQGVLAAWYQEENPEERPLLRVYDIAERGDEAMAFYDLAIEQGAEFVIGPFDKAALTAIGRNRRLPVPVLGLNYVDEQLPTAENFYQFGLLPEDEARQAAERASLDGHVNAISLVPQGEWGERLQQAFGERLEELGGTVLAAETYLPSEADFQPAIKRALRLNESQARYRAVRNVIKRDVHFEPRRRRDVDMVFIAATPREARLLRPQLDFLRASDLPVYATSHSFSGRVDPRADSDLNGVIFSDIPWLLDNLEQPSERYQAIQAAVPAYAARQPRLLALGIDAYRIVPYLRRLKERDYERYEGLTGNLYIDAQGRMHRELKWAQFSKGRPRTLAASEAPEETKPVDE; encoded by the coding sequence TTGCTCCTGCTGCTGGTGCTCGCCTTCGCCGTGACCGGCTGCGAGACCATGCCCCAGCGCGGCGCCGATCCCGAGACCGCCCGCGAGGAGGGCGATCGCCTGCTGGCCCTCGGTGAATACGAACGCGCCGCCCGCCACTATGCACGGCTGGCCGAAGGCAGCCGCTCGCCACAGCGCGAGGAATACCTGATGCTGGCCGCCGATGCGGCCGCCACCCCCGAGCTGCTCGCCCAGGCCAGAGCATACCTGAGCCAGGTGGACGAGCGGAAACTCGATGCCGCCGGCCTCGCCCGCCTGCGCCTCATCGAGGCACGCCTGCTGCTGGTGGAGCGCCGTCCCCACGAGGCCCTGGAAAAACTGCCGGGCGCCATCGACGCCCTGCCCAGCCGGCTGCAGATCGACATCCTCGGCACCCGCGCCGACGCCCTGTTTGCCGCCGGCCAGGGCATCGAGGCCACCCGCACCCGCCTGACGCTGCAGGAGCGCCTGACCACCCCCGAGCAGCAGCAGGCAAACCTCGAACTGCTGTGGGAAGACCTCAACCTGGCCTCGAGCTTCGATCTCTACAACTGGGCCAACGAGACCGACGACCGCGCCATCCGCGGCTGGCTGCACCTCGCCTACATCTCCCGCACCACGCCGCCCAAACCCGCCGCCCTGGAGGCACAGCTGCTGCGCTGGCAGGCCGCCTACCCCGGGCATGCGGCACTGGGCGCCATCCTGCCGGGGCTGCGTACCCAGTGGCAGGAATACGCCACCTACCCGAAACAGATCGCCCTGGTGCTACCCCTGTCCGGGCGCTTCGAGGTCGTCGGCCAGACCCTGCTGCAGGGGGTGCTCGCGGCCTGGTACCAGGAAGAAAATCCCGAGGAACGCCCGCTGCTACGGGTCTATGACATCGCCGAACGCGGCGACGAGGCCATGGCCTTCTACGACCTGGCCATCGAACAGGGCGCGGAATTCGTCATCGGCCCCTTCGACAAGGCGGCACTGACCGCCATCGGCCGCAACCGGCGACTGCCCGTGCCGGTGCTCGGCCTCAATTACGTCGACGAGCAGCTGCCCACCGCCGAGAACTTCTACCAGTTCGGCCTGCTGCCGGAGGACGAGGCCCGCCAGGCCGCCGAACGCGCCTCGCTGGACGGACACGTCAACGCCATCAGCCTGGTGCCCCAGGGCGAATGGGGCGAGCGCCTGCAGCAGGCCTTTGGCGAGCGCCTGGAAGAGCTCGGCGGCACCGTGCTCGCGGCCGAGACCTACCTGCCCAGCGAGGCCGACTTCCAGCCCGCCATCAAACGGGCGCTGCGGCTCAACGAGAGCCAGGCGCGCTACCGCGCCGTGCGCAACGTGATCAAGCGCGACGTGCACTTCGAGCCGCGCCGCCGCCGCGACGTGGACATGGTCTTCATCGCCGCCACGCCGCGCGAGGCCCGGCTGCTGCGCCCGCAGCTCGACTTCCTGCGCGCCTCGGATCTGCCCGTCTATGCCACCTCGCACAGCTTCTCCGGCCGCGTCGACCCGCGTGCCGACAGCGACCTCAACGGCGTGATCTTCAGCGACATCCCCTGGCTGCTCGACAACCTGGAGCAGCCCTCGGAACGCTACCAGGCCATCCAGGCGGCCGTGCCCGCCTATGCCGCCCGGCAGCCGCGTCTCCTCGCGCTGGGCATCGATGCCTACCGCATCGTCCCCTACCTGCGCCGCCTCAAGGAGCGCGACTACGAGCGCTACGAGGGCCTGACCGGCAACCTCTACATCGACGCCCAGGGGCGCATGCACCGCGAACTCAAGTGGGCCCAGTTCAGCAAGGGCCGCCCCCGCACGCTGGCCGCCAGCGAGGCGCCGGAAGAGACAAAACCCGTCGACGAATAG